The following proteins are co-located in the Candidatus Fusobacterium pullicola genome:
- a CDS encoding transcriptional repressor produces MEFQIENIGEYLKSHDIKPSYQRMKIFQYLVEKKNHPTVDMIYKALCTEIPTLSKTTVYNTLNLFIEKKIVNVIVIEENETRYDSIMDVHGHFKCEKCGRIFDIEVDNRAFNERDLKDFKINEQHYYFKGICKECANNK; encoded by the coding sequence GTGGAGTTTCAAATTGAAAATATAGGAGAGTACCTAAAATCTCATGATATAAAGCCATCTTATCAGAGAATGAAGATATTTCAATATCTAGTTGAAAAGAAAAATCATCCTACAGTAGATATGATATACAAAGCATTGTGTACAGAGATACCTACTCTATCGAAAACAACTGTTTACAACACTTTAAATCTATTTATTGAGAAAAAGATAGTAAATGTTATTGTGATTGAGGAAAATGAGACTAGATATGATAGTATCATGGATGTTCACGGACACTTCAAATGTGAAAAGTGTGGAAGAATATTTGATATTGAAGTTGATAACAGAGCTTTTAATGAAAGAGATTTAAAAGATTTTAAAATTAATGAGCAACACTATTATTTTAAAGGAATTTGTAAAGAGTGTGCGAATAATAAATAA
- a CDS encoding L-lactate dehydrogenase, with protein MLNVRKVGIIGAGHVGSHCALSLILQGVADDIILVDVDEQKAKSQALDCMDTVSFLPHRAKIKAGSYEDMKDRDVVVISIGTIDNVAKDRLAELERSLKIVESFVPKVMKAGFNGYFVVITNPVDIITYFVQQLSGLPYNKVIGTGTGLDSARLRRILSEELDIDAKSIQAYMLGEHGNSQVAAISCAYINGKKLTDYIEERAPKFEKIDFEAIEAKTAAAGWDIYVGKQSTEFGIACTCTDIIRAIFHDEKKVIPCSAFLQGEYGANGLYAGVPVVIGKDGIEDIIELSLNSSERKKLNKTFDIITHHIKLGKSLLEA; from the coding sequence ATGTTAAATGTTAGAAAAGTCGGAATTATTGGAGCTGGGCATGTTGGTAGTCATTGTGCACTCTCATTAATACTTCAAGGAGTAGCAGATGATATTATTTTAGTAGATGTAGATGAACAAAAAGCTAAATCTCAAGCATTAGATTGTATGGATACTGTAAGTTTTCTGCCTCATAGAGCAAAAATTAAAGCTGGTTCTTACGAAGATATGAAAGATAGAGATGTAGTAGTTATTAGTATTGGTACTATTGACAATGTAGCTAAGGATAGGCTAGCTGAACTTGAACGTTCTTTAAAAATAGTAGAATCATTTGTACCTAAAGTTATGAAAGCTGGTTTTAATGGTTATTTTGTTGTTATTACTAATCCTGTTGATATAATAACTTACTTTGTACAGCAACTATCTGGTCTACCATACAATAAAGTTATTGGTACTGGAACAGGTCTTGACTCTGCTAGATTACGTAGAATTTTAAGTGAAGAGCTTGATATAGATGCTAAATCAATTCAAGCATATATGTTAGGAGAACATGGTAATTCCCAAGTTGCTGCTATCTCTTGTGCATATATCAACGGTAAAAAATTAACTGACTATATCGAAGAGAGAGCTCCTAAATTTGAAAAAATAGATTTTGAAGCCATTGAAGCCAAAACAGCTGCTGCTGGTTGGGATATATATGTGGGAAAACAAAGTACTGAATTTGGAATAGCTTGCACTTGTACTGATATTATCAGAGCTATTTTTCATGATGAAAAAAAAGTCATACCTTGTAGTGCTTTTTTACAAGGTGAATATGGAGCTAATGGACTATATGCTGGAGTTCCAGTGGTTATAGGAAAAGATGGGATTGAGGATATCATTGAATTATCCCTTAACTCTTCAGAAAGAAAAAAATTAAATAAAACTTTTGATATCATCACCCATCATATTAAATTAGGTAAATCTTTATTAGAAGCTTAA
- a CDS encoding GNAT family N-acetyltransferase, with amino-acid sequence MEFKELKEVDLDTLNKIVEIEEEAFEGNGNVDLWILKALIRYGKVFILEEAGEIISIVEYMQEFQKDSLFLYGISTRKKYRNRGYAKKIMLDSEEYLRKLNYKEIALTVDPNNEYALKLYKDLGYSIVEYQENEYGKGVHRYLMKKVII; translated from the coding sequence ATGGAGTTTAAAGAGTTAAAAGAAGTGGATTTAGATACATTGAATAAGATAGTTGAAATAGAAGAGGAAGCTTTTGAAGGAAATGGAAATGTAGACCTATGGATATTAAAAGCTTTAATAAGATATGGTAAAGTTTTTATATTAGAGGAAGCTGGAGAGATAATATCTATAGTTGAGTATATGCAGGAGTTTCAAAAGGATAGTTTGTTTCTATACGGGATATCAACAAGAAAAAAGTATAGAAATCGTGGATATGCAAAAAAGATTATGTTAGATAGTGAGGAGTATCTAAGAAAACTTAATTACAAAGAGATAGCTTTAACAGTGGATCCAAATAATGAGTACGCTTTAAAACTGTATAAGGATTTGGGATATAGTATAGTAGAATATCAGGAAAATGAGTACGGAAAAGGGGTTCATAGATACTTGATGAAAAAAGTCATAATTTAA
- the truA gene encoding tRNA pseudouridine(38-40) synthase TruA codes for MRNIKIVYRYDGSMFYGFQRQPEKRTVQGEIEKLLDVVLKDKIDMISSGRTDRGVHALIQVSNFHTNSTIPLDKLKYVLTRGLPLDIELLEIEEVEESFNSRFDAKSRGYSYIISWERDPFKSRYETYVNKEIDEERFQKILSVLVGIHDFNNFRMSDCGSKTSVREIYSIEVKKISEFRIQIEIMGSSFLKSQIRIIIGTALNIYFGNLPEDYMESMLKNPDKKHLKKVAEPNGLYLSQVNY; via the coding sequence ATGAGAAATATAAAGATAGTGTATAGATATGATGGAAGTATGTTTTATGGATTTCAAAGACAGCCAGAGAAAAGAACAGTTCAAGGAGAGATTGAAAAGCTTTTAGATGTAGTATTAAAAGATAAGATAGATATGATATCTTCAGGAAGAACAGATAGAGGGGTTCATGCTTTAATTCAAGTTTCAAACTTTCATACTAATTCAACAATTCCTTTAGATAAATTAAAGTATGTTCTTACAAGAGGGTTACCATTGGATATAGAGCTTTTAGAGATAGAAGAGGTAGAGGAGAGTTTTAACTCTAGATTTGATGCTAAAAGCAGAGGTTATAGCTATATTATTTCATGGGAGAGAGATCCTTTCAAAAGTAGATATGAAACATATGTCAATAAGGAGATAGATGAGGAGAGATTTCAAAAAATTTTATCTGTATTAGTAGGGATACATGATTTTAATAATTTTAGAATGAGTGATTGTGGAAGTAAGACTTCTGTAAGAGAGATATATAGTATAGAGGTAAAAAAAATATCTGAGTTTAGAATACAGATAGAGATTATGGGAAGCTCCTTCTTAAAATCTCAGATAAGGATAATAATAGGAACAGCTTTGAATATATATTTTGGTAATTTACCAGAGGATTATATGGAGAGTATGCTAAAAAATCCTGATAAAAAGCATTTAAAGAAGGTTGCAGAGCCAAATGGCTTATATCTATCTCAAGTAAACTACTAG
- a CDS encoding OmpA family protein translates to MKNTKKILGGILLGLTLTGCTSSPFMDETGSVNKKTTGTAGGAAAGALIGQLIGKDTKGTLIGAGIGALAGLGWGAYRDHQEQELRERLKNTEVEVTTEGDNLNLYLPGGVTFATNSANIASNFYSPLNSIASVLVQYPETRIVVNGYTDNTGAASYNLDLSQRRADSVRNYLISQGVASSRVTSVGHGINNPRATNSTAEGRAENRRVEIQILPLN, encoded by the coding sequence ATGAAAAATACAAAAAAAATATTAGGTGGTATATTATTAGGTTTAACTTTAACTGGATGTACTTCTTCTCCATTTATGGATGAAACTGGATCAGTTAATAAGAAAACAACTGGTACAGCTGGTGGAGCTGCTGCAGGAGCATTAATAGGACAACTTATCGGTAAAGATACTAAAGGAACTCTTATCGGAGCTGGAATTGGTGCTTTAGCTGGACTAGGTTGGGGAGCATATAGAGATCACCAAGAGCAAGAACTAAGAGAGAGATTAAAAAATACTGAAGTAGAAGTTACTACAGAAGGAGATAACTTAAATCTTTACCTTCCAGGAGGAGTTACTTTCGCTACTAACAGTGCTAATATAGCTTCTAACTTCTACAGTCCATTAAACTCTATAGCTTCTGTTCTAGTACAATATCCAGAAACTAGAATAGTTGTAAATGGATATACTGATAATACAGGAGCAGCTAGCTACAACTTAGATCTTTCTCAAAGAAGAGCTGACAGCGTTAGAAATTATCTAATCTCTCAAGGAGTAGCTTCTTCTAGAGTTACATCTGTTGGACATGGAATAAACAACCCAAGAGCAACTAACAGTACAGCAGAAGGAAGAGCTGAAAACAGAAGAGTAGAGATTCAAATTCTTCCTTTAAACTAA
- a CDS encoding rubredoxin, producing the protein MKKYVCVVCGYEYDPEVGDVDNGVQPGTAWEDVPEDWLCPLCGVGKDEFEPVE; encoded by the coding sequence ATGAAAAAGTACGTATGTGTAGTATGTGGATATGAATATGACCCAGAAGTTGGAGATGTAGATAACGGAGTACAACCAGGAACTGCTTGGGAAGATGTACCAGAAGATTGGTTATGCCCACTTTGCGGTGTTGGAAAAGACGAATTCGAACCAGTAGAGTAA
- a CDS encoding desulfoferrodoxin, whose product MKKNAFIKLGCSALVQLITNKESCCETLPSGFELVTPKTQDATTEKHVPYIEEKENGYLVKVGKETKHPMQEAHFIEFIELEIDEDLLYRKYLKPGQEPEVFFEVPKGKDIVAREYCNIHGLWSSK is encoded by the coding sequence ATGAAAAAAAATGCATTTATAAAATTAGGATGTAGTGCTTTAGTTCAATTAATAACTAACAAAGAGAGTTGTTGTGAAACTTTACCAAGTGGATTTGAATTAGTGACACCTAAGACTCAAGATGCAACTACAGAAAAGCACGTTCCATATATTGAAGAAAAAGAGAATGGTTATTTAGTGAAAGTAGGAAAAGAAACAAAGCATCCAATGCAAGAAGCTCATTTTATCGAGTTTATAGAATTAGAAATAGATGAAGATTTATTGTATAGAAAATACTTAAAACCAGGACAAGAGCCAGAAGTTTTCTTTGAAGTACCAAAAGGAAAAGATATTGTGGCAAGGGAGTATTGTAATATTCATGGATTATGGTCAAGCAAATAG